The following are encoded in a window of Paenibacillus polymyxa genomic DNA:
- a CDS encoding copper amine oxidase N-terminal domain-containing protein, whose translation MNFKKWTMLTALAVAQVAAVAPVGAEAASTTVQSTDSVSAQQAQANAADSGVQNSIGDQDGTSTQNDTVTPNNTGVSNDPLTGLPTDTTNGSNVSNDVYGGDGTITNPGGAPTSMGANQLILYLNSAKMEQNGQVYTATQPMTVKDGVSYVAIRSLVSRVGLQFSYDTATKETVITQGTNVMRFKTDSKVYTVNGEARQMKGPAFQQKNVFMVPLTSITQALNIPYTVNNTTKQVIMDLNQKPKASFTVQQKDIYAGETQVTYLTKESSPTGLPIVNQRWEGKQDVFQEPGTYVVTYSVLDSAGNWSDPYSVTITVRPPNQPPVALFTTDKKEYKMGEKITITDLSTDDENAITKRDWENKKLAFFQPGDVTITLTVTDKHGVTGTKSETIKITNELLYNEDDFNKIFTPYGDKYTVDGSQVPTMATIPLTSTSSPRLLIRANSPERVFQDGIVYQETGSGSTRILVHHVNETGRDVKMYVIATNNNITPANMNVENSGFAGPSEFATAAGKVSIQRYFQSMQDGSKRSSTVLNPGESRIILEDLNAQKIKQKQVISLLSDLYTDQPIQYTVIVLDANVDPLTVLPTLAKLPKDGIHNRGTYANSDITLNYTEEVGKTAQRIVLGDNKVDPNLIGTDGLDGSSASNAGNFGVVYKVKLDRVAPYSLITFNPRGGEYSGYAMVNNQVVGIPTNGAVWAPNEMSVLYRTGHIEESVEMYFTAAAGSNLPVSVVVMPLPAIKN comes from the coding sequence ATGAATTTCAAGAAATGGACCATGCTCACTGCCCTTGCGGTAGCTCAGGTGGCCGCAGTAGCCCCTGTAGGAGCAGAAGCAGCATCAACAACCGTTCAATCCACCGATTCGGTTAGCGCACAGCAGGCTCAGGCCAATGCTGCTGATTCAGGCGTTCAGAATAGCATCGGAGATCAAGATGGAACTAGCACACAAAATGACACGGTGACACCTAATAACACAGGCGTATCCAATGATCCATTGACTGGCCTACCTACGGATACAACCAACGGATCGAACGTATCCAATGATGTATACGGTGGAGACGGAACGATCACCAATCCTGGTGGAGCTCCAACATCCATGGGTGCTAATCAATTGATTTTGTACTTAAACAGCGCGAAAATGGAACAAAACGGACAGGTGTACACAGCAACTCAGCCGATGACCGTGAAGGACGGAGTTTCCTATGTAGCTATCCGTTCACTTGTCAGCCGTGTCGGATTGCAGTTTAGTTATGACACTGCCACCAAAGAAACCGTAATCACACAAGGAACAAATGTCATGCGCTTCAAAACAGACAGCAAGGTTTATACGGTTAACGGTGAAGCCAGACAAATGAAGGGACCGGCTTTTCAGCAAAAGAACGTATTTATGGTGCCATTGACCTCGATTACACAGGCCTTAAATATTCCTTATACTGTGAATAATACGACTAAACAAGTTATCATGGATTTGAATCAGAAACCTAAAGCTTCCTTCACGGTTCAACAAAAAGATATCTATGCGGGCGAAACCCAAGTTACGTATTTGACGAAGGAATCTTCTCCTACAGGTCTTCCGATTGTGAACCAACGTTGGGAAGGTAAGCAGGACGTATTTCAGGAGCCGGGTACATATGTAGTTACCTATTCTGTTCTTGACTCTGCTGGGAACTGGAGTGATCCTTACTCAGTTACAATTACAGTAAGACCACCAAATCAGCCGCCAGTGGCTCTGTTTACAACTGATAAAAAAGAGTACAAAATGGGTGAGAAAATCACCATTACCGACCTGAGTACAGATGATGAGAATGCTATCACTAAGCGTGATTGGGAGAATAAGAAACTTGCCTTCTTCCAACCAGGTGATGTAACAATCACACTCACCGTGACTGATAAGCACGGCGTAACAGGTACCAAAAGTGAAACAATTAAAATTACGAATGAATTGCTGTACAACGAAGATGATTTCAATAAAATCTTCACACCATATGGTGATAAATATACAGTAGACGGCAGTCAGGTGCCTACCATGGCTACCATTCCTTTGACTAGTACATCTTCTCCGCGTCTTTTGATCCGTGCTAACAGCCCGGAACGTGTATTTCAGGACGGAATTGTGTATCAGGAAACCGGATCAGGCAGCACGCGCATACTCGTCCATCATGTGAATGAAACGGGTCGAGATGTGAAAATGTACGTGATTGCGACCAACAACAATATTACTCCTGCCAACATGAATGTCGAAAATTCTGGTTTTGCTGGACCATCTGAATTTGCCACGGCTGCGGGTAAAGTCTCAATTCAACGATATTTTCAATCCATGCAGGATGGAAGCAAGCGTTCTAGCACAGTTCTAAATCCTGGCGAAAGCCGCATTATTTTAGAGGATTTGAATGCACAAAAAATCAAGCAAAAACAGGTCATATCTTTGTTATCCGATTTGTATACGGATCAACCTATTCAATACACGGTAATTGTGTTAGATGCAAATGTAGATCCGTTAACTGTGTTGCCTACTCTGGCAAAACTGCCTAAGGACGGTATTCATAACCGTGGAACGTATGCTAATTCGGATATCACGCTCAATTATACCGAAGAGGTTGGTAAAACAGCTCAACGTATCGTTCTTGGTGATAATAAGGTAGATCCGAACCTGATTGGTACGGACGGTCTGGACGGCTCTTCTGCTTCCAATGCCGGTAATTTTGGTGTTGTATATAAAGTTAAATTGGATCGTGTAGCGCCGTATTCACTGATTACGTTCAACCCGCGTGGAGGCGAATATTCCGGCTATGCGATGGTAAACAATCAGGTTGTGGGTATCCCGACGAACGGCGCAGTATGGGCTCCAAATGAGATGAGTGTGCTGTATCGCACAGGGCATATCGAGGAAAGTGTAGAGATGTATTTCACTGCTGCTGCAGGAAGTAACTTGCCGGTTTCCGTAGTAGTTATGCCTTTGCCAGCTATTAAAAATTAA
- the pflA gene encoding pyruvate formate-lyase-activating protein: MLKGHIHSLETFGTVDGPGIRFVLFMQGCLLKCQYCHNPDTWALNEGNPMTLEEVLAEIEPYLAYYRSSGGGLTVSGGEPTLQAHFVAELFKEVKRRWNLHTTLDSNGFNDAGRIHELLDVTDLVLLDIKHIDNDKHIKLTGKSNDRMLSTARWLSEQGRKMWIRHVFVPGIHDDEQDLLNLGRFIGTLNGVEKFEILPYHQMGVYKWEMLGKEYPLEGVPSPTDEEVQRAYRLIEEGRLETAGKNAVCRPS; the protein is encoded by the coding sequence ATGTTGAAAGGTCACATACACTCATTGGAAACCTTCGGGACCGTCGATGGTCCCGGCATCCGCTTCGTGCTCTTTATGCAAGGATGCTTGTTGAAATGTCAATATTGCCATAACCCGGACACTTGGGCCTTGAATGAAGGTAATCCGATGACGTTGGAGGAGGTATTGGCTGAGATTGAGCCGTATTTAGCCTATTACCGTTCTTCCGGAGGCGGATTGACCGTATCCGGTGGAGAACCGACGCTGCAAGCTCATTTTGTCGCAGAGCTGTTCAAAGAAGTAAAACGTCGGTGGAATTTGCACACGACACTGGACAGTAACGGATTTAATGACGCGGGCCGTATCCATGAACTGCTGGACGTAACAGACTTGGTGCTACTGGATATTAAGCATATTGACAATGACAAGCATATTAAGCTTACAGGCAAGTCTAACGACCGTATGCTAAGTACGGCTCGCTGGTTGTCTGAGCAAGGGCGCAAAATGTGGATTAGACACGTATTTGTACCGGGTATTCATGATGACGAGCAAGATTTATTGAATTTGGGACGGTTTATCGGAACGTTGAACGGAGTCGAGAAATTCGAAATTTTACCTTACCATCAAATGGGTGTTTACAAATGGGAAATGCTTGGTAAGGAGTATCCGTTGGAGGGAGTTCCATCTCCTACAGATGAAGAAGTTCAACGTGCATACCGACTCATTGAAGAGGGTCGTCTGGAGACTGCAGGAAAGAATGCTGTCTGTCGTCCATCATAA